From Selenomonadales bacterium, one genomic window encodes:
- a CDS encoding helix-turn-helix domain-containing protein produces MTKLTDGLLTLAEFAKAVNATYNQVYLWVTKHGLPCVQVGSRRYIREEDYEAWLESRKTVTVAPKKKKEVLREVMEEISTLPRPRKGGIAAKMERIY; encoded by the coding sequence ATGACGAAGCTGACAGACGGCTTACTTACACTGGCTGAGTTTGCCAAGGCTGTGAATGCTACATACAATCAAGTTTATCTGTGGGTAACAAAACATGGCTTGCCGTGTGTACAGGTCGGCTCTCGCCGCTACATCAGAGAGGAAGATTATGAAGCGTGGCTTGAATCGCGCAAGACGGTGACAGTAGCACCGAAGAAGAAAAAAGAAGTGCTTCGTGAGGTAATGGAGGAGATCAGTACACTCCCAAGACCGCGCAAGGGCGGTATCGCCGCGAAGATGGAAAGAATCTATTAA